CTAGGTTCAATGGGAGGAGACCTGAGCAAAATATGGGACAGCTGGATGAGACCTAGGGTACATAAGGTTAAAGGGTAGGGGTGGTGGGTCTGGCTGGATTTAAAGCCTTTGCCAGTAGGATGAAGTGTCAAGGTGGCAGGTTCCAACTAGTGTATCCCCTCTGTCTAGCTACATTTTCTATCAGGCTGCAGAGATGTATTTGATTCTAGCTAACTTGCTTGACAGAATGTTGTGTTCTTTTCACTATATTGGAACATTCTGATGTGCTTTGTAGCCACCAACTTCTTTCTTTGTGTTATGATCCATTTGTGTACAGTATGGTCTTTCTGCTAATGTATGGGTCCATTTACCTTTGGTCATGCTGGAGGTGAAAATGGTCCCCCCAACATAATAGGAAGAAGCTCCAATTCTGACACTCAATCCAAGTCAATGGACAGATTGGTGTTCCCTCCTAAATGAGCTGTAGGAACTGTCTCTGCTTATGTTCTGAGGGTATGCCATACCCCCAATGAAGATTGATTTGAGGGAAGAAAAAATGTACATGACACTTGTGGCATTTAAGTGTTTTGAAGAAGAAAACCATAAAATAGACATAACCTTCTCTTCCATTTTCTTCCTGCAGGTCTCTTACTTTGAccaggatgatgttgccctgtgtcactttgctgagttcttcaaggagcagtcccatgaggagcaggaacatgctgagaaactgatggcattccagaataaacgtggaggccgtgtcctcctgcaggacatcaaggttgggtTTAATTCTGTCTTTTATCCTACTAAATTATAAGTAACTCATTCCATATGGATTTGAAGTAATTAACTGTTGGGTTATGGCCATTCTAAGCTGATGCCCTGTAGCCCCTCTTTCTCTTGTGCTCTTCCTGGGTTGAACATTCACTAAGAAAGTGACCCCCCCTTTTCTGTACCACCatcagaagccagagcaggatgagtggggcaatggtctggaagcaatgcagagagctctgcagatggagaaggatgtgaaccagagtctgctggatctgcacaaactcgcctctggccacatggaccctcatgtgagttaGCAATGTTTTAGTGGTATTTTTGTTGGGTCATGACATGTTGTTGCCTCCCTGACTTTCACTTAAGGGAGACAGGGAAGATCCCTGTAACTTCTGCAACTGTATGGTATTGGTGTATTTCACTTttcatatggcatggaaacacgTTCCAGCCAATGCCAAACAAAACTAGTTTATACCTGTCTGCTCCTAGGCCATGTTACTCTTCATGTATCCACTTAGTGTTTTAATTGTACCTACATtttccacttcctcaggaagcttaGGGCACATGAATCACCTGCTGTAAAAATATTTACACCTGTCTTAATCTTGCTCTCCTCACCTCTTCAAATGTATatctgggtgaccagaactcctCTTCCAAAAGAGGGCTTCATTGATGCCCTATACAACTTCACAATAACATTCCAACTCCATGCaccaaggactgagcaatgactGCAAGTGTGCAGAACACCTTATGTAGCCACGATGTGAGACATCAGCTTTGGAGAACTGCCTTGACACCTAGGTCCCACTGTTTGACGACACTAGCAAAAGCCCTACCCTTGTACAAAAAGCCAATGCCTTGCAtctatccagctctgcacccGACTTTTttgtcggggggtgggggtggaaagagaaagaaaagctgtgAGAAAATGCCTTGTCCAAGAACTTCTGctttccagctgtgtgacttcctggagcggcactacttggatgagcaagtgaagatgatcaagaagctgggagatcacatcaccaacctgaagagactgggagcccctgacaatggcatgggagagtacctgtttgacaggctcaccctGGGGGAGAGTGACTGAACTGCCAGCAGGGAGCAAGCTGCTTGTATTTATTACCATGAAATGTGTAACTGAGGTATATGGAGTATGGCTTGTGATGTGCATAGTGACACCTGGTTCTATTGTAAAAATGTGCAATAATAAATCTGCTCCATATTGGACTGGATTCTGTCTCCTGGCTCAAGTACTACTTTCTGATcgaagcatggtggctcagtgcttagcactatGGCCTCAGTGCCAGGGGCTGGCTTAATTCCACGCTTTAactgtcaatgtggactttgcacacACACTCCATgtctgtttagatttccttgcAGGTGCTCTTGGTtacctctcacagtctaaagatgtccTGTCTAGGCTGGTAAACTGCCCCACTGTGTCCCAAGGATGTGCTGAatagttgggttataggggatggtgtctgggtgggatacacagggtggtgtggatttggagtcaaaaggcctgtttctacactgtgtagggattctgattcaaTACTTTCAGCTTTCTAGATGTTTTGTACTTAATTGAACCCAAAGCTTGACTGTACCATGCAATGATCACCAAAATGTGACAATGGTGCAATGTTCTGGTATGGCTCTGAAGCAAGTGTTTTTCTACTACCCTCCATGCATTGTATGTGACCTAAACTCCTCCCCAAAGCTGATTGGTTTGTCCAAATGGTCATGTCACTGCACCTCTTAAATGGCAGCCCTAGACAAGGAGGGAGCTGTTGGAGCCTAGCTGCCTGAACAGTGCAGGGAGGTGACACTATGTCCAATTTGGACAAACATTGGCTTCTTAACCTCTGCCTCTAAGCAGTTTGTTGCACTAGAGGATAGTTTTCAAGTTTAAAAATGGGTGGTGATTTGATGGATGAATTTTCTACCATGCTAAATGGAAATGTATACTGACAAGGAGACATCGCTCAACCTGAATGGCTTCTTAACTCCTTTTTGGAATTCTGGTAAGCTCCCAGTGCTAAATGGTAAATGATCTGTGAACCTGTGTCCTGAGAACAGTGCCCCCTTTCTCCTTCTCCacctcacccaccccaaccccacataTCTGGTCTGTACACAGAAATCAGTTGCTGTCTAGATTTAGGAGCTGAGCTAAGATGCTGCAAAAGCATACCATTTCAATCCTGTTCAGTCATGGTAAGAACTGATTTTTGCACCTCCAAAACAACAGATATTATTAACATCCTCAGTGAAAGGACAATTCTCCAGTCCAATTCCCTGA
This is a stretch of genomic DNA from Stegostoma tigrinum isolate sSteTig4 chromosome 38, sSteTig4.hap1, whole genome shotgun sequence. It encodes these proteins:
- the LOC132206576 gene encoding ferritin heavy chain A-like, with protein sequence MVSQVCQNYHKDCEDAVNKQINLELYSSYVYLSMVSYFDQDDVALCHFAEFFKEQSHEEQEHAEKLMAFQNKRGGRVLLQDIKKPEQDEWGNGLEAMQRALQMEKDVNQSLLDLHKLASGHMDPHLCDFLERHYLDEQVKMIKKLGDHITNLKRLGAPDNGMGEYLFDRLTLGESD